Proteins from one Dethiosulfovibrio peptidovorans genomic window:
- the phoU gene encoding phosphate transport system regulatory protein PhoU → MLKWLSSKTRQSTTDEKSSLDRVVGSDDRKRISSLVSFMGDHVCNALIDAIRSMQDRDVHLAQRVIDGDDVIDITEIDINKECLASIAMRNPVRSELRFIFAVLKITTDLERIGDQAVNVAQRALVLAFHPLLKPLIDIPKMSDMAVSMVSRSLQAFFEEDTDLAVHVFRDDKKLDQLAEAVSEELTDIIKTGLDTREDLVTVAMELLLTVRHLERIGDHASNISERVFFMVRGERLKDVVLGKKRHSLRE, encoded by the coding sequence ATGCTGAAATGGCTGAGCAGTAAAACACGACAGAGTACCACCGACGAAAAATCGTCCCTCGACCGGGTTGTTGGAAGCGACGACAGAAAACGGATATCTTCCCTCGTCTCCTTCATGGGGGATCATGTGTGCAACGCCTTGATCGATGCCATTCGCTCCATGCAGGATCGGGATGTGCATTTGGCCCAGAGGGTCATCGATGGAGACGACGTCATCGACATCACTGAGATCGACATCAATAAAGAATGCCTGGCCTCCATCGCTATGCGAAACCCCGTCCGGTCCGAACTTCGATTTATTTTTGCTGTCCTCAAAATCACCACCGACCTCGAACGTATCGGAGATCAGGCGGTCAACGTCGCGCAACGAGCCCTGGTTCTGGCCTTCCATCCGCTTTTAAAACCCCTGATCGACATCCCTAAGATGTCCGATATGGCAGTCAGTATGGTCTCTCGATCCCTTCAGGCATTCTTCGAAGAAGATACCGACCTTGCTGTGCATGTCTTCCGGGATGACAAAAAACTGGACCAACTTGCCGAAGCCGTGTCAGAGGAACTTACGGACATTATAAAAACAGGCTTGGATACCAGAGAGGACCTCGTCACTGTCGCTATGGAACTCCTCTTGACCGTTCGTCATCTCGAACGTATTGGCGACCACGCCAGTAACATCTCCGAACGAGTCTTCTTCATGGTTCGGGGAGAGCGCTTAAAGGACGTCGTCTTGGGGAAAAAACGACATTCCCTGAGAGAGTGA
- a CDS encoding C4-dicarboxylate ABC transporter permease, protein MSAMLLNALGSLAHPEVLLAILSGTLGGIVIGAIPGLTATMAVALLIPVTFGMDPVVGLAMMGGVYSGGMYGGAISSILLSTPGTPAAAATAFDGYPMTRQGRGGTAIAVATVASFWGGIISTAALLLLAPILAHFALRFGPPEYFLLAVMGLASIVTLTSGNLLKGLISGVLGLVIATVGMDPIDGYIRFTGGIVDLFEGVSFMPALIGLFSVSQILELTADSHIVQELADPVGLSTSRLPKGLGGTIVRGGFIGTVVGILPGAGATIASFISYNFAKQISREPQTFGTGNPQGVAAAESANNGCVGGSLVPLLTLGIPGNSVAAALMGGLMIQGLIPGPELFTRFGTVTYGFILSLFLANVCFLILGLSFARFFAKVATVPNSVLIPSIAVLSVVGSYAISNSMFDVWLMIAFGLGGYFLHRAGFSLGAVVLGLILGPVAELGFGQSLIISHGSPAIFFTRPICLVLWGLIILLLVPALRRKGLSPETS, encoded by the coding sequence ATGTCGGCTATGCTTCTGAACGCCCTGGGATCTCTTGCGCATCCTGAAGTGCTCCTGGCGATCCTCTCAGGGACCCTGGGAGGAATCGTCATCGGTGCCATTCCAGGGCTTACCGCCACCATGGCTGTGGCGCTGCTCATCCCGGTTACCTTCGGTATGGATCCGGTGGTTGGCCTGGCCATGATGGGAGGGGTCTACAGTGGCGGCATGTACGGTGGGGCTATTTCGTCTATATTGCTCTCGACGCCGGGGACCCCGGCTGCTGCGGCCACTGCATTTGACGGCTATCCAATGACCCGGCAGGGAAGAGGAGGCACCGCCATAGCGGTTGCCACCGTGGCCAGCTTCTGGGGCGGTATCATATCCACGGCTGCGCTGCTGCTCCTCGCTCCAATCCTCGCTCATTTCGCCCTGCGATTCGGCCCTCCTGAGTATTTCCTTCTGGCTGTCATGGGCTTGGCCAGCATCGTCACCCTCACCTCGGGTAACCTCCTGAAAGGTCTCATCTCCGGAGTGCTGGGATTGGTCATCGCTACGGTGGGTATGGATCCCATCGACGGGTACATTCGGTTCACCGGTGGGATCGTCGATCTTTTTGAGGGAGTCTCCTTCATGCCGGCTCTCATCGGCCTCTTTTCCGTAAGCCAGATCCTGGAGCTCACTGCCGACAGCCATATCGTACAGGAACTGGCGGATCCGGTGGGGCTCAGTACAAGTCGTCTGCCCAAAGGGCTTGGCGGTACCATCGTCCGGGGCGGATTCATCGGTACCGTGGTGGGAATTCTCCCAGGTGCCGGAGCCACCATCGCCTCATTCATCTCGTACAACTTCGCCAAGCAGATCTCACGGGAACCCCAAACCTTTGGCACCGGGAATCCTCAGGGGGTGGCAGCAGCGGAGAGCGCCAACAACGGGTGTGTCGGAGGGTCTCTGGTTCCTCTCCTCACCCTGGGTATACCGGGGAACTCCGTAGCAGCCGCTCTTATGGGGGGACTGATGATTCAGGGACTGATCCCTGGTCCCGAGCTCTTCACCCGATTCGGAACTGTCACCTACGGTTTCATCCTGTCGCTTTTTCTGGCCAACGTCTGTTTCCTGATTTTAGGTCTCTCTTTTGCTCGGTTCTTTGCCAAAGTCGCTACCGTGCCCAATTCCGTGCTGATACCATCCATAGCGGTTCTTTCGGTAGTTGGAAGTTATGCTATCAGCAACAGCATGTTCGATGTGTGGCTCATGATAGCTTTTGGCCTCGGGGGGTACTTTCTCCACAGGGCAGGGTTCTCCTTAGGGGCAGTGGTTCTGGGGCTCATTCTGGGTCCTGTCGCTGAACTGGGATTTGGCCAATCCCTGATCATCTCCCATGGCTCGCCAGCGATCTTCTTTACCCGTCCTATATGCCTGGTTCTGTGGGGATTGATCATCCTCCTTCTTGTTCCGGCACTGAGACGAAAGGGGCTTTCGCCAGAGACGTCGTAG
- a CDS encoding recombinase RecA yields MRKRSIVLALCMTVVLGTGAWAAYPEKPVTIIVPSKAGGGTDTMARLVAQFIEPYLGQSMVIVNKPGAGGQIGFEAIARVKKDGYTIGCLYTPHVVAHISSGRAKYTLDSFAPLANVVTDPGVLVVKADSPFATLKDVVDHAKANPGALTSSTSGPGGDDDFARRQFEEAAAIKLNAVPSKGSSGQKAALMGGHVDMAFMNASQVDAQVRSGELRILGIMTRKRRSYLAEIPTFLELGYNVLSDSSRGFAAPAGIPQAAMEKLLHAFNEVLKDPKFIKAAQGQLLLDVLDDKLYGQYLNELKQKTDAAFKTAPW; encoded by the coding sequence ATGAGAAAACGTTCGATTGTTTTGGCTCTGTGTATGACAGTAGTGTTAGGGACCGGTGCGTGGGCGGCATATCCAGAGAAACCGGTTACCATTATCGTGCCGTCTAAAGCGGGCGGTGGTACCGACACCATGGCCCGTCTGGTGGCTCAGTTTATAGAGCCGTATCTGGGACAGTCCATGGTTATCGTCAACAAGCCTGGGGCGGGCGGCCAGATAGGATTCGAGGCCATTGCCAGGGTGAAAAAGGACGGGTACACCATCGGTTGCCTCTACACCCCTCATGTGGTGGCCCATATTTCGTCGGGGCGGGCCAAATATACTCTGGATAGCTTTGCCCCCCTGGCTAACGTCGTCACCGATCCGGGAGTCCTTGTGGTCAAGGCTGACAGTCCCTTCGCCACCTTAAAGGATGTTGTGGATCACGCCAAGGCTAACCCGGGGGCCCTCACAAGCTCCACGTCAGGCCCCGGCGGCGACGACGACTTCGCCCGTCGGCAGTTTGAAGAAGCTGCTGCTATAAAGCTCAACGCGGTGCCATCCAAGGGATCCTCTGGACAGAAGGCGGCTCTCATGGGGGGCCACGTTGATATGGCCTTCATGAACGCCTCCCAGGTGGACGCTCAGGTCCGCTCGGGAGAGCTTCGAATTCTGGGCATCATGACCCGAAAAAGACGCTCGTATCTGGCGGAGATTCCTACCTTTCTGGAACTGGGATACAACGTCCTCTCCGACTCATCTCGGGGTTTTGCTGCACCCGCTGGAATTCCTCAGGCAGCCATGGAGAAACTCCTTCATGCCTTTAACGAGGTGCTCAAAGACCCAAAATTTATCAAAGCCGCTCAGGGCCAATTGCTCCTGGATGTTCTGGATGACAAGCTCTACGGTCAGTATCTGAATGAACTCAAGCAAAAAACCGACGCTGCTTTCAAGACAGCCCCGTGGTGA
- a CDS encoding DEAD/DEAH box helicase, which produces MEEEEASVTLEVQQTVQEISGRTLYSWQERAIRETAGRNAVLSAPTGSGKTWVAYIWSGLFYPDGARHQPSAGEKVIFTAPIKALSNERYMDLIGMGFDVGIETGDFKKNTGASIICCTQEIYALKYAGTSGLRLVIDEFHYIFGDNDRSRAYIDGIRKTAPDVPILVMSATFGGAERVQSYLERVTNRAFALFQSSYRVTELKFCDEPVTPRDIRDALVFVFSQKGTQQVADLIANHRLRFDDSRKHRLEDLAWILEVSSIRRCMFKGVGLYHGSLLPKEKLLVERAYRERIIDVVVGTDALALGVNLPAEKVVFGQLVSFHDRRPISKNAFLQMAGRAGRKGLFEKGYVTWLEGSPAESFGVSTGEMFQTLSDAAMEEAAVTLKPDVGAILKRRRTVETEAEIVAFGSLPEQNYRQVLGDIRLAMDVIDQSIHRVPSSERDRFRSILADLWYGEMETEQNLEMAELFLWGTGKQGEYTHPDGLTAADRLGPRERNRLQALLKVKRFNNSLPDEYKFTGMDAVEDAIMDIDPTVFGFEEKYREMETTKVDLPELNLKMAQNVVERRKKRLSKQTVQKNRHAEKSGTGKIKDSSWHHSRKKRPRRRRSS; this is translated from the coding sequence ATGGAAGAGGAGGAGGCATCTGTGACGTTGGAGGTACAGCAGACAGTTCAGGAAATCTCCGGGAGGACGCTTTATTCGTGGCAGGAACGCGCGATTCGGGAAACGGCGGGACGCAACGCCGTCCTCTCCGCCCCGACAGGCTCGGGAAAAACCTGGGTGGCCTATATCTGGTCGGGTCTGTTCTATCCCGACGGAGCTCGGCATCAGCCATCCGCTGGAGAAAAAGTTATCTTCACCGCTCCCATCAAAGCCCTGAGTAACGAGCGGTACATGGATCTTATCGGAATGGGATTTGACGTGGGTATCGAGACTGGAGATTTTAAAAAAAACACGGGAGCCTCCATTATCTGCTGTACCCAGGAAATCTACGCCCTGAAATACGCTGGAACATCGGGACTCCGGCTCGTTATAGACGAGTTTCACTACATCTTCGGGGATAATGACCGGAGCCGTGCCTACATCGATGGCATCAGAAAAACGGCTCCCGACGTTCCCATTCTGGTCATGTCAGCCACCTTCGGTGGAGCCGAAAGGGTTCAGTCCTACCTCGAGCGGGTCACGAACAGGGCCTTCGCCCTGTTTCAGTCATCCTACCGTGTAACCGAATTGAAATTCTGTGATGAGCCCGTTACCCCCCGGGACATTCGAGATGCCCTGGTCTTTGTCTTTTCCCAGAAAGGCACACAACAGGTGGCCGATCTCATCGCCAACCATCGCCTGCGATTCGACGATAGCCGAAAACATCGTCTTGAGGATCTGGCCTGGATACTGGAGGTCTCCAGTATTCGACGGTGTATGTTCAAAGGAGTTGGTCTCTACCACGGAAGCCTGCTTCCCAAGGAAAAGCTTTTGGTCGAACGAGCCTACAGAGAAAGAATCATCGACGTCGTCGTTGGTACTGATGCTCTGGCGTTGGGTGTCAACCTTCCGGCGGAAAAAGTCGTATTCGGACAGTTGGTCTCGTTTCATGACCGCCGTCCCATTTCGAAAAACGCCTTCCTTCAAATGGCTGGCCGGGCTGGACGAAAAGGGCTCTTCGAAAAAGGTTATGTAACCTGGCTGGAGGGCTCTCCCGCCGAGTCCTTTGGGGTCTCCACGGGAGAGATGTTCCAGACTCTGAGCGATGCTGCGATGGAGGAAGCGGCCGTCACCCTTAAACCGGACGTGGGGGCCATTCTGAAGAGACGGCGAACAGTCGAGACCGAGGCGGAGATCGTGGCCTTTGGCTCATTGCCGGAACAAAACTATCGACAGGTCCTTGGAGATATCCGCCTGGCAATGGACGTTATCGATCAAAGCATACATCGGGTGCCTTCTTCCGAGAGAGACCGATTTCGGTCGATCCTGGCGGATCTGTGGTACGGTGAGATGGAGACCGAACAAAACCTTGAGATGGCGGAGCTTTTCCTCTGGGGAACGGGAAAGCAAGGCGAATACACACATCCTGACGGCCTTACTGCGGCTGATCGCCTGGGTCCCAGGGAAAGAAACCGTCTCCAGGCTCTGCTCAAGGTCAAGCGATTCAACAATTCACTACCCGACGAATATAAATTCACCGGTATGGACGCTGTGGAAGACGCCATCATGGACATCGACCCCACGGTCTTTGGCTTTGAGGAAAAATATCGGGAAATGGAGACCACAAAAGTTGATCTTCCAGAACTCAACCTCAAAATGGCTCAGAACGTAGTGGAGCGACGAAAAAAACGGCTTTCGAAACAGACCGTACAAAAAAACAGACATGCTGAAAAGAGCGGCACGGGGAAAATTAAAGACTCATCTTGGCACCACAGCCGAAAAAAACGTCCTCGAAGGAGACGATCCTCGTGA
- a CDS encoding ornithine decarboxylase gives MPRERFERIKEFVRDKEMPCLVLDMKNIERQFDTLQTAMPYATIYYAIKANPHEAVLRMLIDRECCFDFASIAEMETILRLGARPDRLSYGNTIKKSEHVACAYAQGVRMFATDSEDDLRRIARKAPGSRVFFRLFMECSGADWALSRKFGAHPDTIYQLIQLAKELDVDPWGLSFHVGSQQRDIGQWGSAIASCRYLFDAAQEVGVQLKMINLGGGFPARYVQPTVPLEVYTKEITRFLTEDFPSGMPEIIAEPGRSLVGNGGVLVSQVILKSKKDNYNPYSWLYMDVGKFGGLYETIDESIKYPIYSEKDGPAGEYILAGPTCDSMDVLYEREKVLLPQNLVEGDRLYFLSAGAYVHSCSLECFNGFNPPKVYVFDKD, from the coding sequence ATGCCGAGGGAGCGTTTTGAGAGGATCAAGGAGTTTGTTCGGGACAAGGAGATGCCCTGTCTCGTGCTGGATATGAAGAACATAGAGAGACAGTTTGATACGTTGCAAACAGCTATGCCCTATGCCACTATTTATTACGCTATCAAGGCCAATCCTCACGAAGCTGTTCTGCGTATGCTCATCGACAGGGAATGTTGTTTTGATTTCGCCTCCATAGCTGAGATGGAGACTATTCTGAGGCTGGGAGCGAGACCGGATCGGCTGAGTTACGGCAACACGATTAAAAAATCGGAACACGTGGCCTGCGCCTACGCTCAGGGCGTTCGGATGTTCGCCACGGACTCGGAGGACGATCTTCGTCGCATCGCTCGCAAGGCTCCGGGATCTCGAGTGTTTTTTCGGCTGTTCATGGAGTGCAGTGGAGCCGATTGGGCACTCTCCAGAAAATTCGGTGCCCATCCCGATACGATCTATCAGCTGATACAGTTGGCTAAGGAGTTGGATGTTGACCCCTGGGGGCTGTCGTTTCACGTTGGGTCTCAGCAGAGAGATATCGGTCAGTGGGGAAGCGCCATTGCAAGCTGTCGATATCTCTTTGACGCAGCTCAGGAGGTCGGTGTACAGCTCAAGATGATCAACCTCGGCGGCGGTTTCCCCGCCAGGTATGTGCAACCCACGGTTCCCCTTGAGGTCTATACCAAGGAGATCACACGATTCCTCACGGAGGATTTTCCATCGGGCATGCCCGAAATTATCGCAGAACCTGGCCGATCTCTTGTGGGGAACGGGGGAGTTCTTGTAAGTCAGGTGATTCTCAAGTCCAAAAAGGACAATTACAACCCCTATAGCTGGCTCTACATGGATGTCGGGAAGTTCGGAGGGTTGTACGAGACCATCGACGAATCAATCAAATACCCCATCTACTCGGAGAAGGATGGACCAGCGGGAGAGTACATCCTGGCAGGGCCCACCTGCGACAGTATGGACGTGTTGTATGAACGGGAGAAGGTCCTCTTACCGCAGAACCTCGTTGAGGGGGATCGGCTGTATTTTCTATCAGCAGGGGCCTACGTGCATTCGTGTTCGCTCGAGTGTTTCAACGGTTTCAATCCACCGAAGGTGTACGTGTTCGACAAGGACTAA
- a CDS encoding proline--tRNA ligase — translation MARNVTPRQKDYSQWYLDIIKVGELADYAPVRGCMVIRPTGYAIWEEIQSVFDRAFKETGHVNAYFPVLIPSSFLDKEAQHVEGFSPECAVVTHAGGDELEEPLVVRPTSETVIGHMYSKWIQSWRDLPILINQWCSVMRWEKRPRLFLRTSEFLWQEGHTAHATRQEAEEETVRMLEIYRKIMVEDLALPVITGVKSERERFPGAEETYTTESMMSDTKALQAGTSHFLGQNFSKAFDIQFQDQNSRMEYAWTTSWGISTRLIGAIIMTHSDDDGLILPPRIAPIKVVLLPISKDEPLLQESLLPKALELAESLNASLGPNRVSVDRQFHIRPSDRFFHHLQKGVPLRLELGEAELKNGTVRAVRRDTGEKIDIPWDNVVEIVQKLLGEIQDTLYDRALNFRLDNTHEVTSMGEFKKILETKGGFIRAYFAGDDGDEQAIKDMTGATVRCYPQVDRELRGRCFYTGRDDARLAVFAKAY, via the coding sequence ATGGCAAGGAACGTAACACCAAGACAAAAGGATTATTCTCAGTGGTATCTGGACATCATCAAGGTCGGTGAACTGGCGGATTACGCTCCGGTTCGAGGGTGCATGGTCATTCGACCTACTGGCTACGCTATCTGGGAAGAGATTCAGTCGGTGTTTGACAGGGCTTTTAAGGAGACCGGTCACGTCAATGCGTATTTCCCGGTCCTCATCCCCAGTTCGTTCCTTGACAAAGAAGCCCAACATGTCGAGGGCTTTTCTCCTGAGTGCGCTGTGGTCACCCACGCTGGTGGAGATGAGCTGGAGGAACCCTTGGTCGTCCGTCCGACGTCAGAAACCGTCATCGGACATATGTACAGTAAGTGGATCCAGTCCTGGCGTGATCTGCCTATCCTGATCAACCAGTGGTGCAGCGTTATGCGTTGGGAGAAAAGACCCCGGCTTTTCCTTCGAACCTCCGAATTTCTCTGGCAGGAGGGGCATACGGCCCATGCGACAAGACAGGAAGCCGAGGAAGAGACCGTCAGAATGTTGGAGATTTACCGAAAAATAATGGTTGAGGACCTTGCTCTGCCGGTCATCACCGGGGTCAAATCCGAACGGGAACGTTTTCCTGGAGCTGAGGAGACCTACACTACCGAGAGCATGATGAGCGACACCAAAGCCCTTCAGGCTGGCACCAGTCATTTCCTGGGGCAGAACTTCTCCAAAGCCTTCGATATTCAGTTTCAGGATCAGAACTCCAGGATGGAGTACGCCTGGACCACCAGCTGGGGCATCTCCACCCGGCTCATCGGAGCCATCATAATGACTCACTCGGACGACGACGGTCTCATCCTGCCGCCTCGGATCGCTCCGATCAAGGTGGTACTTCTTCCCATAAGCAAGGACGAGCCCCTGCTCCAGGAGAGTTTGCTGCCCAAGGCTCTGGAACTGGCCGAGTCCCTGAACGCTTCATTGGGACCCAACCGAGTTTCCGTTGATCGTCAGTTTCACATCCGTCCAAGTGATCGATTTTTTCACCACCTTCAAAAAGGGGTCCCGCTCCGTCTCGAACTCGGCGAAGCTGAGCTGAAAAACGGCACGGTTCGAGCTGTTCGTCGGGACACTGGCGAGAAAATCGATATCCCCTGGGACAACGTCGTCGAGATCGTCCAGAAACTCCTGGGTGAGATTCAGGACACTCTCTACGACAGAGCACTGAATTTCCGTCTGGACAACACCCACGAGGTCACTTCCATGGGCGAGTTCAAAAAAATCCTGGAGACCAAGGGCGGTTTCATTCGGGCGTATTTTGCCGGGGACGACGGGGACGAACAGGCCATCAAGGACATGACCGGTGCTACTGTTCGCTGTTACCCTCAGGTCGATCGAGAACTTCGTGGTCGGTGTTTCTACACCGGCCGTGACGACGCCCGACTGGCCGTCTTTGCCAAGGCGTATTGA
- a CDS encoding chemotaxis protein CheX codes for MSNQKLTTLVNTFGTSLISVAGEVGVEVELIKTQITKGVNVENVCCASLIGIVGEGVQGTVVIMLDNGGFACTVTSMSGGMIQPNMDDPIAMSVVGELSNMISGRALTQASLPGIDVTPPQLISGASIKTVPSQSSDIINFTLPFQVTPRGRVYLVLSFNTI; via the coding sequence ATGTCCAACCAGAAACTGACAACCCTGGTTAATACCTTTGGAACGTCATTGATCTCTGTAGCCGGGGAGGTCGGCGTAGAGGTTGAGCTTATTAAAACTCAGATCACAAAGGGGGTCAACGTCGAAAACGTCTGTTGTGCGTCGTTGATTGGTATCGTGGGCGAAGGCGTTCAAGGTACGGTAGTCATCATGCTGGACAACGGTGGTTTTGCGTGTACTGTTACGTCGATGTCCGGGGGGATGATTCAGCCGAACATGGATGACCCCATCGCCATGAGCGTGGTGGGGGAGCTCTCCAATATGATAAGTGGGCGAGCCCTTACACAAGCCTCTTTGCCCGGTATCGATGTGACCCCGCCTCAGCTTATATCGGGAGCCAGCATCAAAACGGTCCCTTCACAGTCGTCGGATATCATCAACTTCACTTTGCCTTTTCAGGTTACCCCGAGAGGGCGAGTCTATCTTGTTCTTTCATTTAACACTATATAG
- a CDS encoding endonuclease has translation MYLAVDPGRFKFGWAVVDTAGSLRCSGIMEKDRYDVFFSIFSGTSTPALDEPPLEGTLNEVIEQDIRILFVGNGTGYRDFVEPGWSVPFKVVLVDEVGSTLEARKLYWHFHPPKGWWRLLPLSVQVPPRPIDDLAAYCIALRGMRKLAVLDYDKENEECPTRN, from the coding sequence GTGTATTTGGCTGTGGATCCTGGGCGGTTCAAATTTGGCTGGGCTGTCGTGGATACTGCTGGCTCACTCCGATGCTCTGGTATCATGGAAAAAGATAGATACGATGTTTTTTTTTCGATCTTTTCGGGAACCTCGACTCCAGCACTTGACGAGCCGCCATTAGAGGGTACACTTAACGAAGTGATTGAGCAAGATATACGGATCTTGTTCGTCGGAAACGGCACGGGCTATCGAGATTTTGTAGAACCTGGGTGGTCTGTGCCTTTTAAGGTCGTCCTTGTCGACGAGGTCGGCTCGACACTCGAAGCTCGGAAACTCTATTGGCATTTTCATCCCCCGAAGGGGTGGTGGCGCTTGCTCCCTCTCTCTGTGCAAGTCCCGCCTCGTCCCATAGACGATCTTGCTGCGTACTGCATTGCCTTAAGAGGAATGCGAAAGTTAGCTGTTTTAGATTATGATAAGGAGAACGAAGAATGTCCAACCAGAAACTGA
- a CDS encoding lipid A biosynthesis acyltransferase, whose protein sequence is MHKDRQWRLLEGLCAFFRRLPHRIAVGFGAWLGRLVWFLSKARVDRAEARCVRILGVGPTLARVIVRKSYENHGRSVAEFVRLPQTVGALDDLVTVEGEKHLRRALERGRGVILLSAHLGNWEMAAAWLGFRGYPMNAVGAEQRDPRITDFIVHIRERCGIRGIGKGFDLKMALSCLRRGEILCILLDQDAKSRGMIVPFLGAPASTPYGPVKLASKLGAQIVPIFSIRQREGTHFHIRICPPLPIPQSPLSEHGIKEALVRCNRCLGAEIRRHPEQWMWLYPRWASTLGDR, encoded by the coding sequence ATGCATAAAGACAGACAATGGCGCTTGCTTGAGGGACTGTGCGCCTTTTTTCGTCGCTTGCCTCACAGGATAGCGGTTGGATTTGGTGCGTGGCTTGGGCGTCTCGTTTGGTTTCTGAGCAAAGCAAGGGTGGACCGGGCGGAAGCTCGATGTGTTCGCATCCTCGGAGTGGGGCCGACTCTTGCTCGGGTGATCGTTCGAAAATCCTACGAAAACCATGGACGGTCTGTGGCCGAATTCGTCCGGCTCCCCCAAACAGTTGGGGCTCTTGATGATCTCGTCACGGTCGAGGGGGAGAAGCATCTTCGTCGGGCTCTTGAGCGGGGAAGGGGCGTTATCCTTCTCTCCGCCCACTTGGGCAACTGGGAGATGGCTGCTGCCTGGCTTGGCTTTCGTGGATACCCTATGAATGCGGTCGGTGCCGAGCAACGAGACCCTCGAATCACCGATTTCATAGTACACATCAGGGAGCGATGTGGTATTCGGGGCATAGGCAAGGGTTTTGACCTTAAAATGGCCCTCTCGTGTCTCAGACGGGGAGAGATCCTCTGTATTCTTCTCGACCAGGACGCTAAGAGTAGGGGAATGATCGTCCCTTTTTTAGGGGCACCAGCAAGCACCCCATACGGCCCGGTCAAACTGGCCTCCAAGCTGGGAGCTCAGATCGTCCCGATATTCTCCATTCGTCAGAGGGAGGGGACACACTTTCACATTCGTATCTGTCCTCCGTTGCCTATTCCCCAGTCACCGTTGAGCGAGCACGGCATAAAAGAGGCTTTAGTACGATGTAACCGGTGCCTGGGAGCGGAGATTCGTCGCCATCCAGAACAATGGATGTGGCTCTATCCCCGGTGGGCTAGTACCCTGGGAGATCGGTAA
- a CDS encoding 2,3-diphosphoglycerate-dependent phosphoglycerate mutase — MHTLVLLRHGESVWNKENRFTGWTDVPLSENGMAEAHRAGQLLAEKGYVFDLACTSTLKRAIKTLWIVLEEMDLMWIPVKRSWRLNERHYGALQGYNKSEMAQERGEEQVKLWRRSYDVPPPSLELNDPRYPGNDPRYADMTEEDIPRAECLKDTVERFLPYWFEDVAPAILSGKKVIIAAHGNSLRALVKYLDDVDSKDIPSLNIPTGVPLIYILDDKLKPITHYYLGDAEEIRRAQEAVANQGKAGR; from the coding sequence GTGCATACGTTGGTTTTGCTCCGACATGGGGAGAGCGTCTGGAACAAGGAAAACCGATTCACAGGTTGGACCGACGTTCCCCTATCCGAGAACGGTATGGCCGAAGCTCACAGAGCCGGCCAGCTTCTGGCAGAGAAGGGCTATGTCTTTGATTTAGCCTGTACATCAACTCTCAAGAGAGCCATAAAAACCCTGTGGATCGTGTTGGAAGAGATGGATTTGATGTGGATTCCCGTCAAACGTTCTTGGCGACTTAACGAGCGGCATTACGGTGCGTTGCAGGGATACAACAAGTCTGAAATGGCCCAGGAACGAGGCGAGGAGCAGGTGAAACTATGGAGAAGAAGCTACGATGTCCCCCCGCCCTCCCTGGAGCTGAACGATCCTCGATATCCCGGAAACGATCCTCGATATGCGGATATGACCGAGGAAGATATCCCTCGAGCTGAGTGTCTAAAGGACACGGTGGAGCGTTTTCTTCCGTATTGGTTCGAGGATGTGGCTCCGGCCATCCTCTCTGGGAAAAAAGTCATCATCGCCGCTCATGGGAACAGTCTGAGGGCCCTTGTCAAATATCTCGATGACGTCGACAGCAAGGACATCCCCAGCCTCAACATACCAACGGGAGTTCCTCTGATTTACATACTGGACGACAAACTCAAACCCATTACCCATTACTATCTGGGAGATGCCGAGGAAATCCGTCGGGCTCAGGAAGCCGTCGCTAACCAAGGCAAAGCCGGACGATGA